The Flavobacterium commune genome contains a region encoding:
- a CDS encoding S41 family peptidase: MKSLFNYLLLIFIPLLLLQSCQDQDDALAIPTDLDIPKFIWRGMNQMYLWQAEVPDLANKRFSSNAEYDFFLRSYATPEELFQNLLFKPPIPDDESAEVVDQYSWIVSDYLTLEQQLGGTSKNNGVDFGLSTFNNSDQIIGYVRYIIPNSDAAAKDIQRGEIFYAVNGISLTLSNYRSLLFSSNENYTLNFANLTYDSNNNPVITPNGKSLALTKTILAENPIFIKKVIPSGAHKIGYLMYNGFFPSYDSKLSEAFGYFKSEGITDLVVDLRYNSGGSVLSAARLASMITGQFRGQVFSELAYNKKKSYLNRKYNFTSTINGTSINSLNLNRVYVLTTKNTASASELIINGLDPYINVVQIGDATYGKNVASVTLYDSPNMTKANANPSHRYAMQLIVAQSVNSVGFGDYLDGLVPDYKLTERIRTLGVLGDPSEPLLSTAIGKITGTARFIPAEKPSDNFKYINDSKTLRGQNQMYME, encoded by the coding sequence ATGAAAAGCCTATTCAACTATTTACTGCTGATATTCATCCCTCTTTTGCTATTACAAAGCTGTCAGGATCAGGATGATGCCCTGGCAATACCGACTGATCTTGATATTCCTAAATTTATTTGGAGAGGAATGAACCAAATGTATTTATGGCAGGCCGAAGTACCTGATTTAGCTAACAAACGATTTTCTTCGAATGCTGAGTATGATTTTTTTTTAAGAAGTTATGCCACTCCGGAAGAACTATTTCAAAATTTACTATTCAAACCTCCCATTCCCGATGATGAATCGGCTGAAGTTGTGGATCAATACAGCTGGATAGTTAGTGATTACCTTACACTGGAACAACAACTGGGCGGAACCTCAAAAAACAATGGAGTAGATTTTGGTTTAAGTACTTTTAATAATAGCGACCAGATTATTGGTTATGTTCGTTATATCATTCCAAATTCGGATGCTGCTGCAAAAGATATCCAGCGGGGCGAGATATTTTATGCTGTCAACGGAATTAGTTTAACCCTGTCCAACTACCGAAGTTTGTTATTTAGTTCAAACGAAAATTATACTTTAAATTTTGCTAATCTCACTTATGACAGCAATAATAATCCTGTGATTACTCCTAATGGAAAATCTCTGGCGTTAACAAAAACAATCCTTGCCGAAAATCCTATTTTTATTAAAAAAGTCATTCCTAGCGGTGCCCATAAAATTGGCTACCTTATGTATAATGGTTTTTTTCCAAGTTATGATTCGAAGTTAAGTGAGGCTTTTGGTTACTTCAAATCAGAGGGAATTACTGATTTAGTCGTTGATTTAAGGTACAATAGCGGAGGTTCTGTCCTTAGTGCAGCACGATTAGCCAGCATGATTACCGGACAATTTAGAGGACAGGTTTTTAGTGAATTAGCTTACAATAAAAAAAAATCATACCTCAACAGAAAATACAATTTCACCAGTACTATCAACGGGACAAGCATCAACAGCCTGAATCTTAACCGAGTTTATGTTTTAACAACAAAAAATACCGCTTCGGCAAGTGAACTCATCATTAACGGACTCGATCCTTATATTAATGTTGTACAAATAGGCGATGCAACTTATGGAAAAAATGTAGCTTCGGTTACACTTTATGATTCTCCGAATATGACAAAAGCCAATGCAAATCCTTCCCACCGCTATGCCATGCAATTAATAGTAGCGCAATCTGTAAATTCAGTAGGTTTTGGTGATTATTTAGATGGCTTAGTTCCTGATTACAAATTAACCGAAAGAATTAGAACCTTAGGGGTACTTGGAGACCCCAGCGAACCACTATTAAGCACTGCAATAGGGAAAATAACAGGAACGGCACGATTTATACCGGCAGAAAAACCAAGCGATAATTTTAAATATATCAATGATTCTAAAACTTTAAGAGGACAAAATCAAATGTATATGGAATAA
- a CDS encoding DUF4252 domain-containing protein: protein MKKVLITLVVAFASNFFYGQAVFDQFDGQEEIVSVIVNKKMFELMSKVKVDPSDKETQQYLKLIQNLENLKVFSTTNTLAARKMKDVADSYIKSADLEELKKVNENGKQVTIDVKRTGTNQLREFLMFIEDDANGINRSVLMSLTGVFSLSDIAILTDKMQIPGGTELKKLTQK from the coding sequence ATGAAAAAAGTACTGATTACATTGGTAGTTGCCTTTGCTTCGAATTTTTTTTACGGACAAGCTGTTTTTGATCAGTTTGATGGGCAAGAAGAAATTGTTTCGGTAATAGTAAACAAAAAAATGTTTGAATTGATGAGTAAGGTAAAAGTAGATCCTTCGGACAAGGAAACGCAGCAATATTTGAAATTAATTCAGAATTTAGAAAATTTAAAAGTCTTTTCGACCACTAATACTCTGGCTGCCCGAAAAATGAAAGACGTTGCCGATAGTTACATTAAATCTGCTGATTTAGAAGAATTAAAAAAAGTAAACGAGAATGGAAAACAAGTTACAATAGATGTGAAACGCACAGGAACTAATCAATTAAGAGAGTTCTTAATGTTTATTGAAGACGATGCTAACGGAATTAATCGTTCTGTTTTAATGTCGTTAACCGGAGTTTTTAGTTTGAGTGATATTGCTATTTTAACGGATAAAATGCAAATTCCCGGCGGAACTGAACTTAAGAAATTAACCCAAAAATAA
- a CDS encoding tetratricopeptide repeat protein translates to MKKLLLFSFLTLSTLGWSQTAENYFDQAMKKSNAGNTQGAIADYNKAIKMKPDFVVAYLNRGMEKIKLNDLQGALTDVNKTIEMHDDNTYAYTTRANIYYKLKDYKAALNDCNVAIKFNSGDYITYNLRGLTYIHLEDKKSACADFIKAQQLGSQSATKNLKMFCK, encoded by the coding sequence ATGAAAAAACTACTTTTATTTTCTTTTCTTACTCTATCAACCCTAGGCTGGAGCCAAACTGCCGAAAACTATTTTGATCAGGCAATGAAAAAATCAAATGCCGGAAATACCCAAGGTGCAATAGCCGATTATAACAAAGCCATCAAAATGAAACCTGATTTTGTGGTGGCTTATTTAAACCGCGGCATGGAAAAAATAAAACTCAACGATCTTCAGGGAGCATTAACTGATGTGAATAAAACAATAGAAATGCACGATGACAACACCTATGCTTACACAACCAGAGCCAATATTTATTACAAATTAAAAGACTACAAGGCAGCTTTGAACGACTGTAATGTGGCTATCAAATTCAATTCGGGAGATTATATCACTTACAATTTAAGAGGACTTACCTACATTCATCTGGAAGACAAAAAGAGTGCCTGCGCCGATTTTATCAAAGCCCAACAACTGGGAAGCCAGAGCGCAACTAAAAATCTAAAGATGTTTTGCAAATAA
- a CDS encoding DUF3826 domain-containing protein: protein MKVKKIKVLLLIGLITLGTLAKAQSVQAADEEVKKAKEWISTLALKDDAKEDRLVQVVATHLSLIKDWHNSHPASTVPAGINPLDGKPLSELHRQIIADSAMPSTIHQDLMSGLRKDLSEDQVALVLDKYTIGKVAFTMKGYQAIVPQMTAAETAEIQKLLEKAREQAVDFKSMKQISAIFEIYKTQAEQYLNNNGRNWRQMYADYTKKIKAEKAAKSNSK, encoded by the coding sequence ATGAAAGTAAAAAAGATTAAAGTACTACTGCTTATCGGGTTGATTACTTTGGGTACCTTGGCAAAAGCGCAATCGGTTCAGGCAGCGGATGAAGAAGTTAAAAAAGCCAAAGAGTGGATTAGTACTTTAGCGTTGAAGGATGATGCAAAAGAAGACCGATTAGTACAAGTGGTTGCAACACATCTTTCACTGATAAAAGACTGGCACAATAGTCATCCAGCTTCTACAGTTCCGGCCGGAATCAATCCTTTAGACGGAAAACCGCTTTCGGAATTGCATCGTCAAATTATTGCCGATTCGGCTATGCCATCAACCATTCATCAGGATTTGATGTCCGGTTTAAGAAAAGATTTGAGCGAAGACCAGGTAGCTTTGGTTTTGGATAAATACACCATTGGAAAAGTGGCTTTTACTATGAAAGGTTATCAGGCTATTGTTCCTCAAATGACGGCTGCTGAAACTGCCGAGATTCAAAAATTATTAGAAAAAGCACGTGAACAGGCTGTAGATTTTAAAAGCATGAAGCAGATTTCGGCAATTTTTGAAATTTATAAAACACAAGCCGAGCAGTATTTAAACAATAACGGCCGTAACTGGCGTCAAATGTATGCCGATTATACCAAAAAAATTAAGGCTGAAAAAGCGGCTAAAAGCAATAGTAAATAA